The genomic stretch GGTCCAGTACCTGTGAAAAACttcaaaaacaaaaagaaaattcaaactcTAAAAAGAGTACCAAATAACAGGCAAACAAGGGTTCCCCCAAACTTGCACTCAACTAAGCATGCATCACAATCGACAAATATGTGCAAGTTTGTATCAAATAAGCATCCTAAATTGTAGCATGTGATCATGTAAAACAAAACCAACAATTTAGAACACTAAAAATCCACCCCCCAACGTGAATTCACCCCCCATGCAGAGACGTATTAACATAATCAACATAAATCAACAATCTCTACGACTACACATGCATTGCAATTCAAGGAAGTAATAATAGCatcacaatgctatgaacatgattgcAATATATAAACAATTAAGAACAAGACGGAATTCACCaacaacaaccaacaaatcacCACCATATGCAAAATCTAACCATGAAAAATAAGTAAAAGCATCATCACACTCATCCCCCAAACTAAAGCATGATATTCAACCGAACAATTCATCAAGAATGAACAGAATCCATGGAAGAATTCAAACAAAACTCAGAAATTAAGTGTAGGATTCGTACCTTGAGTTGGAGAGAAAATGAAAGCTTGAAATTCGGAATGGAATGAGAGAATGAGAGTATGGGTGTGTGAATTTGCTAATGTTTTATAGTTGGGGTCGTGTGCTAGGGAGAATTGGAGAAGATGGTATAAATAAGGAGAGAAAACTCACCCTATATAGGTAAAATCGCGTCTCTGACCTCTCCGTGGAGACCGCTACGCAACGTGCAGTGACCGCTGCGCGTGTTGTAAAAACGGTGCCTCTCCAACGGGCCACTGCGGCCAGCACAGCGACCGCTACAGCCTGCCCTAGGCCCGCCCTAGGGCCCAACCTGCTCCTGCACACTGAAAAACTTGGCAGCGGTCGctacaattatatttttataattttaattttttaattttttttaatgtgcacagaaaatgcacgaaaattaaaggaaaaacagtaaacgaaaataaaaaaataaaggataaacaagttgggttgcctcccaacaagcgcctttgtttagagtcgttggctcgacttgaAGTTGCCCAACTAAGTGGGCGGATCAACAACCCTAGTGCTGAAAACCACGAACTGGATCATTTTGTTACCAATTTTTCTCCACCACTTGTATTTCCCATTCGAGGTCTTGATCACGAAGACTTCGGGGTCGACTGGAACTTGAGGCTTCTTCTtggccttcttcttcttcttggcctTCTCCTGAAAGGGAGGTTTAGCTTGGTTAGGCGTATTCTTTTTAGGAGATTGAGGAGGAGTATGAACAATAAATATAGAAGGGTTAGAAGAATCCTCCCTTTCAAATGGCTTATAAGGCTTAGACGTGTCGTTCATCATGACCGCCCAGCATTCGCGCTCCATTCTTGCTTATTGCGCCTCTTCATACTTAAGCATTTCGCTCTCAATCTTGTAGGTGAAGCGACTGTAGTTGTCACTAATCGTGATCTCGCCTCTACCTATATCAATAAGAGCTTTGCATGTGGCTAGAAAATCTCTACCTAAGATTAAATGTACATTCTTATCTACTTTCATATCAAGAAAAATGAAGTCGGAAGGGAAGATGAAATCATCTACCTTTACCAACACATCGTCAATCATGCCCTCGGTCTTGATTGCCGAGTTGTCGGCCAACCTTATGATCACATCTGACGTCTTGAGAGGTCCGATGTTGAGCTTTTCATAGTACTTTACTGACATGATGTTGATACTGGCTCCCAAGTCACAAAGAGCCTTGTCTATTTTTCCTTCTCCAATTGAGGACCTAATGATGAATTGACCGGGATCCCTTTGCTTTCACGGCCCTCTCCCGTTGAATGATCTCGCTGCAATGATGCGGCAACTTAAGGTCGGCTTTAGTAGGTTTCTTTTTTCTCATCACGGTCTCCCTTAGTAGCTTCGCGTACCTAGGTATCTCCTGCAACGAGAGGGATGTTAGTATAGACCTTACAAAACATATTTACAAAGTGCTTGAACTGCTCTTCAAGCTTGAACTTCTTCTTCGGCTAGAAAGGGAGTACAATCCCGTTGTGCCGCACGAGCTCCTTTTTGGCGGGCGCCTCTGGCTCTTCAGTGGCGGGCCGCTACGGTGTGTGCAGCGGTCCGCTAGGCATCGGGCAGATTCCAGACTGTGCCCCAGTAGCGGCCCGCTGCGAAGTGTGCGGCGGTCCGCTGGGCATCAGGCAGTCCCCAGATTTTGTTCCAGAGGTGATGCCTTCGTCCTTCTTCTGCTTGGCAACCCACTTTTTGTTTATGTCCGCCACTCGTGCTGCTGCCTTTGCCTTGTCTTCCTCAATCTTCTTGTGGACATGGTCCATTTGAGTTTTGATGTTCTAGACGGCAGTGGCAATAGTGTTTATTCCTTGCTCGAGATTGTTCAACCTTACTTCAACAACCCCAATCTTGGTGTCATTGATCTTCCAATCTTGCACTAGCACTTCCAAAATCTTCATAATTCCTTGGTCATACTTCTGCTCCTTCTTGATAGGCTCAACTACTCCACCTTTGCTAACATTAAATCCTGCGGGGGGTTGCAAGAAATTATTATTAGAATAAGAAAGGTTAGGATGATGCTAgttcccattataattattgaaattaccgcCCCCTGGTTAAGCGATAATTGTTGTTGTAACCCCTATTGGGACCGCCTCCTTGTTGTACGTAGTTGATGTCTTCTTTAGGAGTGGGAGGAGCGTCGGGTTTGGTGACCGCAATGACGGAGGTCAGTGGGGTCGGATCCTCTCTTCTAGACGTGTCCATTTGGTCAACCCAAACTCTAAGCTCGGCCAATTCCTTAACAAAAGAACTATCTTCTGTCTCCTCTATGGCCGCTACTCTTCTTGAGCTGTGCTTCTCTTTTTACCACCCTCTGCTATTGGTGGCGAACTTCTCTATCACCGCCATGGCATCCGGTCCACTCTTCCTTAAGAATCCCCCATTGGCCCTTGACTCCAACGTAgcacaaatttttttattaaagccATTATATAGGATCCCTACCTGATGGTCCACGGTGAAACCGTGGTTGGGGCACTTGCGGAGTAGGCCTTTGAAACGATAGACCGCCTCATAGAGGGGCTCGTCGTGGCCTTGCATGAATTGGAAGATCTCACTCTTGAGCTTCAATATTGTGCCTGGCGGGTAGTATTTGTCGAGGAAGGCAGCCACTATATCCTTCCACGTGGAGACTTGCTCTTTGGGCAGacactcaaaccactctttagcagaatcaattaaagaaaaaggaaagagtcttACCCTTATGGCGTCGTCATCGACACCATTTAACCTTAGAGTGTTTGCAATTTCCATGAACTTCGAGAGGTGGCGGTTGGCATCTTCTATGGCCCTGCCTGCAAAAGGAAATTGCCCAACCCTTTGAATAAGAGGCATTCGCAGCTCAAAATTGTTAGCATCAACACGAGGGCCTTCGGGAAAAGTAATCATATTCCTGTGATTGAACATGTGCATCACGGGCACTATCTCCTTATCCTTCTTTTCTTGCGCCTCGCGGGCAGCCCTTTCTGCCTTCTCTCATCCATCAAAAGCTTAACCTTGGCTGGAAGCCTCTCTAACTCGGTTCTGTCTCCCATTGATCCTTGCTCACTTCTTATTTTCCTACGGGTCCTTTCAAGCTCGGGATCGAGCGGTTCTAAGATGTTCTTCCCAGAACGCGTTCGCATACACAACTtgaaagaaacaaaacaaaaacaaattaaacaaaaattaaaaacagaaagcaattaaaatccaaagtagtaaaattatccgtttgaagatatcaatcccAAAGTGAATTATCTTccctggcaacggcgccaaaaatttgatgcactttttattagcactataaataccttcTGCAGCCCTCATGGTCCTATGGCATCCCCCTGATGCACCTTGGGTGAATCTGAACACTAATGGAGCCTTCTCTGCATCGACACTGGAAGCGGGGGAGGGAGGATTGGTCCGTGGTTCTGATGGAGAACATCTGCGGGCCTTCTGTGCTCCGGTAGCtgcatcatcgagctttgagGCGGAGCTTCTGGCTCTGATTCGAGGTTTGGAGATGGCTATGGagctttctactcacatttggaTAGAGCTGGACTCAGCGGCTCTGGTTAGTTTGTTGTCATCTGGACACCTTGGCTCTGCAGATCTTAGACATCATATGGCTTTGATCCGTAGTATGACATCTCAGCGGCAGGTTCgattctcacacatctacagagaaggGAACCGGGCCGCTGActttctggcaggtaggggggtcatACCCCTGCCCTTAAATACTTTGATTCAATCTCTGCGCCTCGGTACCTGAAGGCActagttaggatggaccagctgggatatcctaacttccgtttcCGACGTGGAGATGTGGGTTGAACTTGTTCTCATGTTGATTTGCTTTACTTTATATTCGtcttttccttttgtttattTAGCCCATCCTTCCTTCTTGATAGCATGGAGGATCCCGGCTTGTGGGACCTCTGGTTTGCattttcatgttcttgttttggatcttagtcacttttgggctaagacCAGGTTTTAAGAACATTACATTTTAATCGTATTCAcgggttgggggtctgcctaaacctcccgcccacaaagggcgttttttattaaaaataagtatacaaagtaggaatagtatagctaaaggttagtaccggatatcgattaTGGGTAAAACAAACACAGACtgtctatcttctactaaaactcaattactatttggaaaactgaaagttttgggaatttttgaaaacaaagaaacaactaattgcaaataaatcacggagataaaagtatagagataagggtattccagggatgtgctttcacaattatggttatacaaattccaaatacaacaccctagcacagttcttactttgatagaacgagtctcctagtttatgctcatgcgatgcgaACGatgattacaaacattagggttgtcaatcctaaatacgtaacttctagaagctcctaagacccttgaaaagtcctcactctcaattaacagtgccgttttaaaggaagctaattgtagtgtctattaagtggatctaactcgccaacctcatctcacgattatgtagcaagttatattaattcatcactgaatgtgtcactcaaccttgaagcattatccattaacttaaggaagaaacaaagtaaagaTCAAACGGatgttaaatagaaataggaattgtataaaccaataaaagttacacatgatagaataaactaaaaacatagattgaaggaaAGACAATGAAagcataagaactaaagcaataaaacccaaaggttgaatccttgtagccttgatgatcttgatTCTTTCTTCAACTCTTTGCACAATGAAGCATTCTAACTTTTAAGCTCTGGAAATATTAGGCAAAGAGAACATCTTCTTTTGATGACGCTTTGCgggctatttataggggaaaaatcgCCCCTCATCATATAAGGAAAAGGGTTgcaaatatggtaaatcttggagagaaagtagggcaaattctgctcgccgctttttcccagcgggccactgcaccttggccagcggtcgctgtgggTTGGTCTGAGTCTTCTGACCTTTGGCTGGCggtcgctgcacttgtttcagcggtcgctAGCCATCATTCTAtaactctctggactctcgGTAGCGGTCGCCATGCATTCTCCAGCGGTTGCTGGGCGTGTCTTGATTTCATGCACAACTTGCCCAGAGCGGGCCGCTACTGGcttagcggtcgttgggcgcCAGCGGTCACCGGCAaggttgcagcggaccgctggacatgcagaacagctccagatttccaacttcgcgttttgactcccttttgtAAGCTCAAATatacacatttctcacaaaaaatgtcaaataccaaaatagataaaatatgcaaataatggacatgtaatgcaattttgccattaaaaacggaccaaaagatggccttaaaatcgtgcaaaatccgagcataTCAGAGTTGTAGGCTCGGATTTATCCTGATAGCTAGACACGGATGTCCACTGGTCCTTTTCCGAATGTCGGTTCGCACACCGCCGCTAATAGCCACGCCTCGGAGCTATGTCGAACGCAACCAAACAGCCGCACTCCTCACTCACACCCCTCTCGAAAACCACTCTCCACTCCACGAAGGAAACTGGTTAGGCACAAGTCTGAACTGAGAAGAAACCGCTCACACCCCTCTCGAAAACTACTCTCCACTCCACGAAGGAAACCGGTAAGACACAAGTCTCAACTGAGAAGAAACCGCTCACACCCATCTCATTTATCTGCCTCACCACTAGAGACTCAGACCTCACGAAGAGGAAGACCGGAGAAGTCACAACTTCCCCGAAGATAGAAGGAAGAAAGTGACGATTTCTaacttgagagagagagagagaaaaaaaaactgcACTTAAGAGAAGAGGCGCTCCAAAACTGAATGTGTGAAGTAAATGACGCTGAAACCttaatcatatactccctccgtcccacgttacttgaggcgtttcttttcggcacgagatttaagaaagttgtatttagtgacttaaataaagtagaagagagagtaaagtaagagagatgagagagggtaaagtaaaagaaagaataaagtatgtgtgattagatgttttgtttttagtcaaaaagagtaacgactcaagtaacttgggaaaacacaaaaagaaatacgactcaagtaacttgggtcggagggagtataaataatTAAGGTTTCTCTCAAGTGGGCTTCTCTTGGTGGGCCTGCAACTTCGGGGCTGCAGTTAGGGCAATGGGCTCGGTTATTTGGGCTTGAGATTTTGGGCCTCATATAAGGACACACTTAACCCACAAATACCATCGGAGTCAAATCACCATACAAGAAAGCATTCTTTACATCAAGCTGATACATAGGCCACGAAAGATTAACAACCAAAGAGAACAAATTCGGATTGAGTTCATATGAGCAGTGGGAGAGAACGTCTCAAAGTAGTCAATACCATAAGTATGTGTGTACCCTTTGGCCACAAGCGAGCTTTGTATCGATCAATACTACCATCAGCAAGAAATTTTATGGTAAACACCCAACGACAAGATACAGTATCTACCGAATTAGGGGCATGTACCAATATCCAAGTACCACGACTCAAGAGAGCTTGCATCTCCTCATCTATAGTGGCTCACCATTAAGGGTGTTTGAGTGCCTCTTGGTAAGAAGTTGGAATCACTGTAGACAAAAGACAAAGAGCAAAGGCACGAAAAGTAGCACTCAAGCGAATAAAGAAAACGTGATTAGACACATGGTGTTTGGTGGTACAAGTACGTTTACCTTTGCGAATGGCTATTGGTAACTAATCTAGAGGAGTTGGACCTTCGGAAGCTAGAGGCGAAGATAACTGTGGCAGTGGGCATAGACTATATTTGGTACTGTTACTAGGGCTTCAGGGGTTGTTGCAGGTTGATGACGTTGTGTATAGACCTATAAAGGATGAGCAGAAGACATAGGAGATACAAAAGTTTGAGCATGCAAAGGAGTTGGATTTAACTGGCTGGTTGGTTTAGTTTGAGAATGAGTAAAATAAGGTTGAAATTCAAAGAAGGTGACGTTTGCAGAGATATAATGACGTTTGGTAAGAGGGTCAAAACATCGATATCCCTTTTTGGTTCTAGAATAACCAAGAAAAAACACACTTAATAGAACAAAACGACAACTTATCCTACCCAAGCGTAAGATCATGAACAAAACAAGTACGCCCAAAAATTTGAGGAggaatatgataaaaaaaagattaTCAGGATGAAGATACGATAAAGGAATATACGATAAGAGGGTCAAAACATCGATATCCCTTTTTGGTTCTAGAATAACCAAGAAAAAACACATTTAATAGAACGAAGCGACAACTTATCCTACCCAAGCGTAAGATCATGAACAAAACAAGTACGCCCAAAAATTCGAGGAGGAATATGATAAAAAAAGATTATCAGGATGAAGATACGATAAAGGAATATACTCATGCAACACACTAGATGGTATCCTGTTAATAAAGAAGCATGCAGTAAGAATAACATCATACCATAGATACTTATACACATGCATGTGAGACATAAGAGTACACGCAACATCTAAATCATGAGGATGCATGCGCTCAGGTACTCCATTTTGTTAAGTGTGAGAGCAAGaggtttgatgaattataccatgAGATTCACAAAAAGATGATATAGATTATTGTGTGAACTCAAGAGCATTATCAGTACGGAGAAACGCAAATCAACAGAATATTAGGTCCTTATTTCATGATAAAAAGATTTGAACAGTAGGGACTTCACTTCTTTGTTTAAGCAAATACAACCATGTTATACGAGAATAACCATCAACAAGAATTAGAAAATACTTGAAACCGCCTCTGGACTTAATCCTACTTAGACTCCAAACATCACAATGAACAAGATAAAACACAAAAGAGCTACGAGTCTCGACTCGAGAAGGAAAGGAAGCGCTATTGTGCTTGCCCAACTCACATGAATCACAATTAAAATCAGCAGACGCAACTGGAACTAAACTACGGAGACTGGCAAAAGACGGATGACCAAGAAGACAATGCCACTAATATGGGGACACTACAGAAGAGACAGCACTGAGAGAGACAAGTGAAACAAAATCTAAGTAGTACAGACCGCCACGCTCATGTCCCCGTCCACCATACGGACCTCGACCGCGAGCAGATATAGCTGAATTATCAAAAGAGGTAGTCCGTACGTGCGGTGGAGACACGAAGAACGTGAGACAACGCATTAGATAACGTTGGAATGTTATCTCTGGCCATCAAGCTATCTCGAAGTGGTTGGATATCAGCATTAAGACATGACAAAAATTTCGCTACCATGAATTAATCCCATTATTTTGCTCTTGTTGTGGCATCATAGGAAAGGGGATGATAAACTAAAATCTCATCATCAAGCCTTCACAGTAGAGAAGTAATCATTGACTGATTGAGTATCCTGAGTATGAGAAAGGTTTCTCATATAATTCAAATACCCGAGAGATGTTTTTTCCATTGAACAACATCTCTTGTATAGCATCCCATGTGGCTTTAGCACTATCCAAGAACATGATATTTTGAATAATAGATGGTTCTAGGCAATTGAGAAGCCAAGTCATGACAGAATAGTCATCAGCACACCAAGTGTAGTAGTTGGCATCTGTAATAGCAGGCGGAGCAGTTCGAACATGGCTATGCTTCTTCTGTGATCCCAAAAATAGGAGAAAAGCACGTTACCAGAGCATATAGTTGGTTTTGATAGGCGGTCTAAAatcaaaaaatgataaaatgccTGTAGCAGGAGTAGGATATGATAATAGCCGTAGTAGAAGTGTAGCCGTTGGGAAATAGGAGGAATAGAATAATAGTTGAAGCAATACAGCAACCAGTGGAACATAGCAGCAACATGCTAATAATAATTATAGGCAGTAGAGCAGAGCTGTGGAGTAGGAGCAGAACAACAGAGTAGCAACAACGGAGGTAGAAAAAAAAGCCCTCAATTtcgaaaccctaattttcgttttttaacttttttttccaGACTAACCTAGTGACGTATTCGAATCCGCTCTGGTACTAcgtagaacagtaaaatatagagacatagtagagaaagtagtaatgtgtattttattaatcaatataggccacatatatatagtacaagagactAAGTTGAGCTATATCacatcaccgatgtgggacagaatacatactccctccctccgtcccataaaaatatgggcaatgggtATGGTacgggaattaagacaaaattagtaaagtaagagagatggaggaaaatggtttgataaagtaagagagaggaggagaatgttaattaaagtagtgttagtgaatgGTGGGAcctattattaaattgatataactttctaaaaataaaatgcacatatttgtgggacagacgaaaatggaaagtgcatatatttttatgggacagagggagtataatatattaACAATTATTTACCtcaaatttctatattttacagtaaaaaaaacataataaaatcaataataattattttcatatcAATATCGAATCAATTAACATCaatcaaaaaaacaaaacaaaacatatcacAAAGAGTAAAATTCTGAAGACACGAAAAAATATTGTcgataattttttaaatgaaatcTAGCACATCAAGATCATAGATGGCATACTTGGAcgatggcacgagattttaggagatgttattttgtgtattaggtgaagagagaaaa from Salvia splendens isolate huo1 chromosome 4, SspV2, whole genome shotgun sequence encodes the following:
- the LOC121800908 gene encoding uncharacterized protein LOC121800908; this translates as MVLWHPPDAPWVNLNTNGAFSASTLEAGEGGLVRGSDGEHLRAFCAPVAASSSFEAELLALIRGLEMAMELSTHIWIELDSAALVSLLSSGHLGSADLRHHMALIRSMTSQRQVRFSHIYREGNRAADFLAGRGVIPLPLNTLIQSLRLGT